The genomic interval GATGATCGTGATGGTCCAGCGGGGAGGAATGGCCGATTCCTGCTCCAGCACCGAACGCACGAAGCCGGTCACCGTTTCGCTGCCCGATTTCACCGTCGCCATGCGGCCGTTGAACTGTGCGATGCGGAAGCGGCGGACTTCTTTCTGGTCCGCGGTTTCATAGGTGAACATGGAGGCCCTCCTGGTCTCGCGCGACTATCGCCACCTATGATTAGCCATGTGTGAAAATTCTACGCCGTAGAAGTACGGCGGGGTGCGCAGGGATCGTCGGGGCTCCAGATTCTTGTTTCGACGCGTTCTTGACGCGAACCGGTATCCACCTCGCTTGAAAACGTTCTATCTCGCCGGCTCCTGCGCCAGCGCCGCGGCATAGGCCGCGTCGACCCGGTCCAAGAGGCCGCAATATTCGACGTCCGACAATCTCTCGACGCTCGTCTCGAGCTGCACGGCGAGTGCGGCCAGCCGGCGATAGCCGAAGGTTCGCGCGGAGCCCTTCAGCGAATGCGCCTCGCGTGCGATGCGCGTGCGATGCTGATCGAGCGCGAGTTCCCGGAGCAGCTTCAGGCGCGCATTCGTATCGGCCCAGAACACGTCGCGGACCTCACACGCGCCGCCGTGGCCGATCTCTCGCACCAGTTCCTCGAACGCAGCAGGCGCGCGCGCAGGCTCGGTGTCGGCGGCCGGCGCCGGCGCGCCGGTGATGGTGTTGAGCATGGTCTTGTCCGTCCTGATCTTGGCCCTGATTCTTAGCACTGATTCTTAGCACTGATTCTTGGCCGGCCGCCGCCCGCGAGGCGGAGGCTTTTCCGGCTCGCACGTCTACGCCGCGAAGATTTCGGTTGTCGTAGGGATTAGCCCGGCTTTTTCCGCCGCGTATCAGCGCGGCGTTTACCACGCGCGCCACAGCGGCCGGGCGGCCGCCGCGGTTGGCGATCATGGCGGCCCGAGCAGCCGTTCGTATTGCATCTTGACCGTCGCGTAGCATTCGCACGCCGTCTGACGCAGTCCGTCCAGATTGTTGATCTGGATATGTCCACGGCTGTAGTGGATGTAGTTGGCATGCTGCAGCGTGTTGGCGACCAGCGACACGCTGTTGCGCCGCGCCCCGATCATCTGCGCCAACGCCTCCTGGGTCAGCAACAGCCGGACGTCGCCGGACAGATCGTGGGTTTGCAGCAGGCACCGCGACAGCCGCGACTCCACCGGATGAGAGGCGTTGCAGCCGGCGGTCTGCTGGACCTGCGCATAGACGGCGAGGCCATGGCGGACGAGCAGGGTGCGCAGGCTCGCGCTCTGGTCGGCGGCCGCACGCAACTGATCGAGGTCGAGCACCGACGCCGCTCCGGCGACCAGCACGATCGCGGTGTTCAGCGCGGGCGCTTCGCCCATCGCGGAGTGAGCGCCAAGCAGGCTGTCGCGTCCGATCATGGCGACCTGCACGTGCTCGCCCTTGGCGAGGTTCACCACCAGGGAGATGACGCCTCGATGCGGAAAGTAGGCGCGCTTGAGGATTTCGCCCGTTTCGACCAGCACGGCTTCGTGCGGCAGGTCGACGGTGCGCAAATGCGCACGAATCAATTCATAGTCGTCCGCCGCCATGGCGGACAGGAAGCCGTTTGGTGGACGCACCATCGATTCCATAGCCGCCGCCTCCCGCCTATCCTGGCTGACGAAGCGCCTCTTGCCGCGCAAGTCCCGTCCGCCCTGCGCAGGCTAGGTTCCATCATGTGACCGTTGGGATATATTGGCAATTGGGACATTTAGCGCAGTTCCAGGCCCGCCGCTGCGTATGTGCACGTTGGCATGCAGACGAGTGGCAGATAGCCGGTGCGCGAGGCTTCATGGCCCGGTCATCAACAGGCGCTCGTACTGCATTTTGACCGTGTCATGGCACTCACAGGACATTGCGGCCAACGCCTCGGCATCGATGATCTCGATCTGGCCGCGGCTGTAGCGGATAATGCCGGTCTGCTGGAGGGTGTGCGCAACGATCGAGACGGCGTTGCGGCGCACGCCGATCATCTCCGCGAGAAGTTCCTGTGTCAGCGGCAGGGCTGCGCGGTCGCAGAGGTCGCGCGCGCGCAACAGCCAGCGCGACAACCGGGCCTCGACCGGGTGCAGCGTATTGCACAGCAGCGATTGCTGCACATGCGCCAGCAAGGCCTGCTCATGCCGGGCGACCATGCGATGAAATCGCGCGCTTGCGTCGGCGGCATTCCGGAACACGGCAAGATCAAGCACCGCCGCCGTGCAGGGAAACAGCACGGTTGTGTCGGTCAGCGCCAGGCCGTCGGCGAGCGCTGCGCCGCCGCCGATGACGCTGTCACGTCCGAGCAACGCTACCGCGATGGTTTGTCCCTCGGCG from Bradyrhizobium arachidis carries:
- a CDS encoding Hpt domain-containing protein gives rise to the protein MLNTITGAPAPAADTEPARAPAAFEELVREIGHGGACEVRDVFWADTNARLKLLRELALDQHRTRIAREAHSLKGSARTFGYRRLAALAVQLETSVERLSDVEYCGLLDRVDAAYAAALAQEPAR
- a CDS encoding Crp/Fnr family transcriptional regulator is translated as MESMVRPPNGFLSAMAADDYELIRAHLRTVDLPHEAVLVETGEILKRAYFPHRGVISLVVNLAKGEHVQVAMIGRDSLLGAHSAMGEAPALNTAIVLVAGAASVLDLDQLRAAADQSASLRTLLVRHGLAVYAQVQQTAGCNASHPVESRLSRCLLQTHDLSGDVRLLLTQEALAQMIGARRNSVSLVANTLQHANYIHYSRGHIQINNLDGLRQTACECYATVKMQYERLLGPP
- a CDS encoding Crp/Fnr family transcriptional regulator, translated to MLDAADFALLQPHLSTVAMARATILGEQGARQKQVYFPHDGAVSMTVSLAEGQTIAVALLGRDSVIGGGAALADGLALTDTTVLFPCTAAVLDLAVFRNAADASARFHRMVARHEQALLAHVQQSLLCNTLHPVEARLSRWLLRARDLCDRAALPLTQELLAEMIGVRRNAVSIVAHTLQQTGIIRYSRGQIEIIDAEALAAMSCECHDTVKMQYERLLMTGP